The genomic window TACCATCCCATATCTCACATTATCCTATTCTCTTCATGACGGCCCCAATTCCCCTTCCCCAATTCTGATGTACCCTTCAACCTCCCCCAAGAACTGATttcccatttgtttgtttctgttctatTTCACATTCCAAATTCATTAAGGGTTTTGCAGCCAAATTCCCTTCCCACAATGGAAACAGTTTTCCCTTCTTGAAAAATTCACAGCTTTACACCAAGGACAGTCCCAATCCCCAGGCCTACGAAATGCTGAAAATCTCTTGTCCTTTGGTAGTTCTTGATGATCTCCTCTATGGATTCCCATATCAGACAGATGACTCATATCAGAGGCCACGGAATAGGGATACATTTGAGGTGGTCTTTCTGTGGTTGGTAGTTGGGATGTGGTGGGCATGGCTGGGAAGGGGCTTTCATAGGAGTATGTGAATGAGGCTGGGAGTTGGACAGTAAGTGGCTCAGAGGAGGCAGCGGCTTTCAGATTTAGGGACTGAGAGAAAGAGCACATGGATGTTTCCTTGGGTCTGAGGTCTACTCTCTGCCTTTTCAAGGGGTAATTTTTCCACTTCACGACTCCAAGAAGCTGCATGAAACTTCCATTGGGATCCTCTGAGGCCTCTTCTGGGGCAGTTATTGTCCCTGCCAGGGCGGCTTCTGTCCTATTTGCCTTCTCATCCGGTCTTCCTGTGGCAGCAGCCATCAATTCTGCCAAATTTTCCTTCGCACTTGACCATTGTGTCCTCATCCCTCTTCTGACAACAGCAGGAGGAATGGCCACAGCTGGTCTTACTGCATTTGGGAGCGCTCTCAGCTCCTAGGAAAAAGTGGAAAAGGTTGAGACTTGGTTGAAGAATGGGTTATTAACATAGGCATGGGATGGGAAGGGGTAAGACAGGACCAGATGACAATCTTACTGCCTGGAGGATCTTCAGTCTCAGTAGGTCTCGCTCTCTTTGAACTTCTTCTAGTTTTGCCTGCGCCATTTTAAGCTGGATAGCTATCTCCTTCTGCTCCATCTCTTGCTGGTGGGTGAGCGGCTTCAGGTCTGGTGACAAGGAGAGTGCAGACACCTTATGTAGGCTAGACAAATCTTGCAGCCACTGTACCCCATGCCCTTGTAAGCAGCCTTGCCTGTGAGCGAAGCGCACACCCAGGGCCAGGGTGCCCCAGGCACAGGCTTCCCGAGCCTCAGTAGGCACCTCGCTATCCTCAAGGATGACTTTGAGCTTGTCTTCCACCTCTTCCCAGGACAGGGAAAGGTTCTCAAGGTAGAAATCAGGGCCTTTGTCGTGCTTGGCCATTTGTTCATTGATAAACATTGACACCTTGCTATGCCGGAACCCACTTCCGAGATCCTCAGGATTCAAGGCCATGATGGCTGGGTGTCTTTATGGGCTTTTCTGGCCCTGGGAGAGTAAATAAATCTGTAGTCCTTGCTCCCTTAGCCTCGTGGTGATAGTACCTCTTCTCTCCTTCAGTGTCTTATTGGCCGTCTGTTCTTCCGGGCTTTCCCCGTCCCgcccatcccctccccttccctcccctctggtCTTCTGgtaccctccctcccctcccccacccaacaGCTCTGGCTCCACCCCTCAATTATTCTGTCATAATGACTCCTGGTAGCTGCTTTTCTACAGCAATTTCACAGCAGATCTCACCTTTCCAGTTCTTGATCAGAGGAGGTTCACATCAACCATATCTGTCTACTTGCTGTAGAGTCCACACCCCTGCAAAGGCCTGCCTGTCATGCTTCAAGGGAGAAATCACAACCTTGTCCACCTTGCTCTCTCCAAAGACTTCAGTCTAACTCTTATGGATTTTAATCAAGGACTATTCCAACTTCTAGACTGTGAAAGTAGTAAGGAAGAAGGTCTCCACATCTCCTTGGAAGTAAGGgaaacatctatacacacacacacacacacacacacacacacaatcctcaTGCTGTGGagaaaagcaagacagaaaagacttgaagcaaaaagaaattaaactctCCAAAGAAGGATTTAAAATTCACACACTTTCCTTGCCAGGAGCTTATCCCAAGCATAGGACTTATGCGCTTCAGCCTGAAGGCGCAAGGTTTCACATATCTTAAAGACCTCCATTGCCAAActcttccaaaacaaaacaaaacaaaagcaaaaaccaacaaCCACAACTCACTACTTCCTATGAAAAAAATTGGCAAATTAAACTTTATTGGAAGAAATGATAATTCATGAGTTCAGCAATATTAATAAATAGTAAAACTAATTCAGAACATTTCAGCCATCATACAAAACAGAGGGATAGATAAGCCAAGCCTGAAAGGGGAGAAACTACCTGATTGGTTGTAGCAAGGCATTTGACCTACTGGGCACTGTTAGATCACTAGGCTTCCTGGGATTAAATGAAAACCATCTAATTGTGACTGGTGGAAACTCAGCTTTTTCTAGCACTTTTAAATTGAGATTTGTTTATGCATTGAATTGGGTTGTAGTTCAACAGGAAATGGATGGAGAGTACCTCATATTGACCTTTAGTTTATTTAACTATTTACcatcatatttttattactttaatttgAAGTGGATTTCTATTTAAAAGAATTAATAGGCATTTTAAGCCATTTTATGCTTTTTAGAAAACTGAGcagagctggacagtggtggcgcactcctttaatcccagcactctgggaggcagaggcaggaggatttctgagttcaaggccagcctggtctacagagtgagttccaggacagccagggttacacagagaaaccctgtctcaaaaacaaaacaaacaaacaaacaaaaaaacaaaaaagaaagaaagaaagaaagaaagaaaactaagcaGAAAGCATTTTCTGCCTACATTTCCTCCCAATATTAGTTTCACTTTTGAAAATTACTGAAGTAATTTAGTACACTATTAAAGTTCAGATGGGAAGTTCACTGTCGGAGTAGTATAATCTGTAGGACTTGAAAAAATGTCATATGTATCCATTATTTTTATCCTATAACCATCCACACCCCACCCTATTTTTTTCCAatggctcaacaattaaaaacatttgttgctctttcagaggacctgagttcagttcctagcatgcACATTGGGTGACACACAGCCCACCTGTAGCTACAGCTCTAGGGCAAGTAGTATCTTCTTTTATCTTCCACAGGTATACCCTACAtgagtaaaaatatttattttgtagtttttaaaaataaatattttcacttttttttttaaaaaaaagttattcgTCTCTCATTTATTACATCTTGATCAcagtttttcctccctcctctcttcccagtgctTCCCCTGTacctcctcccttcccatccactcctcctccatatcctttcagaaaagagcaggcctcctacGGATATCAACTAAACATAGtttatcaagttgcagtaagactaggtaccTCCCTTCACGTTAAGGTTAGGCAAAGCTACCCACTATGAGGAAAAGGTCCCAAAGGCAGTCAACAGACTCACAgtcagcccctgctcccactgttaggagtcccacatgaagatcaagctacacAACTATAGCACAAAGGAACTAGGTCAGACCCATGTGGGCTCCCTGATTGTTGCTTCAGTCTCCTAGAGCCACTATGATaccagattagttgattctgtggcttTTGTTGctgtgtccttgacctctctggctccttccttcctctcctttgttGGCAGGATTCTCCAAGCTCTGCTTAACATTTGCAGTCACTTGCTGGAATAGTCAGAAGCCTGcattggctagttttgtgtgtcaacttgacacaggctggagttatcacagagaaaggagcttcagttggggaagtgtctccatgagatccagctgtggggcattttctcaattagtgatcaaggggggagggccccttgtgggtggtaccacctttggactggtgcttttgggttctataagagagtaggctgagcaagccaggggaagcaagccagtaagaaacatccctccatggcctctgcatcagctcctgcttcctaacctgcttgagttccagtcctgacttcctttagtgatgaactgcaatgcagaagtgtaagctgaataaaccctttcctccccagcttgctttttggacatggtgtttgtgcaggaatagaaagacaagactaagacaaaaTGGTagagcatagtggggtattcctgtgacaacctgaccatgttttggggaggactgtggaaagactttgaaactttgggctagatgatccattcggtgttaagagctctgtggaatgttctgtaggagcttggaagataatgttgagaacagtgcagaagatggaggcctggcttgtgaaatttcagaggagagataaaagactcttatcagggccatgatatttgtttttggttttgggttttattttttgcttcaaGTACATTTgaattactttattattattattattattattattattattattattttctatatcctttgtttacattccaaatgatttctgctttcctggttcctccctccacagaagtcccataagacctcttacctctgcccattccccaatcacccccctcccatttctctgtcctggtaatcccctacaatgttgcatcaaacctttccaggaccagggccctctccttccttccttcttgggaatcatttaatatgttaattttgtcgtggatattcagggcttctgggctaatatccacttatcagtgactgcattccatgtgtattctcttgtgattgggttacctcaattaggatgatatttttcagttccaaccatttgcctaagaatttcaagaattcattgtttttaattgctgagtagtattcaattgcataaatatactacattttctgtatccattcctccgttgagggacatctgggttctttccagcttttggctggaaagcatagggctgctatgaacagagtgcagcatgtgtccttattacatgctggggaatcctctgggtatatgcccaggagtggtatagcagagtcctccagaagtgtcatgcccagttttctgaggaaccgccagactgatttccacagtggttgtaccatcttacaatcccaccagtagtggaggagtgtttctctttctccacatcctcgccaacacctgctgtctactgagtttttaatcttagccattctgactgctgtgaggtgaaatctcagggttgctttgatttgcatttccctaatgattaatgatgttgaacatttcttaaggtgcttctcagcctttcaaaattcttcaggtgaaaattctgtttagctctgtaccccattttttaatagagttatttggctctctggaatctaccttcttgagttccttgtatatattggatattagccctctgtcaggtgtaggattggtgaagatcttttttccaatttgttggttgctgttttgtttgattgacagtgtcccttgccttacagaaattttgtaattttatgaggtcccatttgtcaattcttgatctcagagcataagctattggtgttctgttcaggaactttccgcCTCTGCCcatcatgtcctcaagggtcttccccagtttcttttctatgagtttcagtgtgtctggctttatatgtagatccttgatccacttggacttgagtttagtatgagatgaatggatcgatttgcattcttctgcatgctgacctccagttgaaccagcaccatttgttgaaaaggctatcttttttcaactggatggttttagctcctttgtcaaagatcaagtgaccataggtgtgtgggttcatttcagggtcttcaatcctattccattgatctacctacctgtcactgtaccaacaccatacagtttttaacactattgctctatagtacttcttgaggtccaggatactgattacccaagaagttcttttattgttgagaatagttttagctgtcatggggttttttgttattccagatgaatatgagaattgctctttctaactctataaagacctgagttgggattttgatggggattgcattgaatctgtatattgcttttgacaagatggccattttaactatattaatcctgccaatcatgGAATACTTCcaatcatggaagatttttccattttctgaagtcttcttcaatttccttcttcagagacttgaagttcttgtcatacagatcttttacttgtttggttagagtcacaccaagatacttcatattgtttgtggctattgtgaagggtgtcatttctctaatttctttctcagcctgcttatcctttgagtataggaaggctactgatttgcttgatttgcttttataaccagcaactttactgaagttgtttatcagctgtaggagttctctggtggaattttttgggtcacaaGTATCAAATCATCTATGAATAGTGATACGTTGAATTCTGCCTTTCCAATTCATAtcaatttgacctccttatgttgcctaattgctctagctaggacttcaagaactatattgaaaagatatggagagagggggcagccttatctagtccctgattttagtgggattgcttcaagtttctctccttttagtttgatgttggctaccagttggctgtatattgctttaactatgtttaggtatgggccttgaattcctgttctttccaagacttttatcatgaaaggaggttgaattttgtcaaaagctttttcagcatctaaggaaatgaccatgtgggttttttcctttgggtttgtttatgtagtggattgctttgatggatttctgtatattgaaccatccctgcatccctgggatgaagcctacttgatcatggtgaatgatcattttgatgtgttcgtggattcagttggcaataatttcattgagtatttttgcattgatattcataaggaaaattggtctgaagttc from Apodemus sylvaticus chromosome X, mApoSyl1.1, whole genome shotgun sequence includes these protein-coding regions:
- the Tex13a gene encoding testis-expressed protein 13A, with product MALNPEDLGSGFRHSKVSMFINEQMAKHDKGPDFYLENLSLSWEEVEDKLKVILEDSEVPTEAREACAWGTLALGVRFAHRQGCLQGHGVQWLQDLSSLHKVSALSLSPDLKPLTHQQEMEQKEIAIQLKMAQAKLEEVQRERDLLRLKILQARFATSMRVLRDYRGYHHQIQARISTIIQPFNRNLP